GGTGGATCACCGCCTTGGCGAGGAAGCCGTCGCGGCGCGCGGCGCGCGCCTCCGTCGCCAGGCTTTCGACGTCGTCGATGTCGGTGCAAACCGTGTCGATCGGGATGACGCCGGCGGCTGCCGCCGCCATCAGGCAGAGGTTGCGCGCCAGCTGATAGGGGCCATGGTAAAATCCGGCGCCGCCGTTCTCGGTGGCGCCGATCGAGGCCGCCAGGTCCTCCGCCCCCACATCAGGCCGGCCAGCCTTGGGCCGCAATCGCGGTAGGAGCCGAGCGCGAAGATCGAGGCCGCGGTCTCGGTGACGATGGCGATGATCTTGGTCGTTCCGGGCGCGATGCCATGGGCCGCCTCGAACGCGTCGAGATAAAACGACAGCCGGCGGATATCGTCGCCGGAAGCGCATTTCGGCAGCACGATGCCGTCGGGCCCGGCCGGCATCACCGCCGCAAGGTCGGCCAGCGCCAGGCCGGTGTCGAGCGCATTGATCCTGACGAACAGCTTTTGCGTGCCGGCCCGCGCGCCGAGCATGGCGCAGGTCGCGGTCCGCGCCTCAGCCTTGGCCTCCGGACCGACCGAATCCTCGAGGTCGAGAATCAGCGCGTCGGCGGCGGTTTGCCTGGCCCGCTCGAATTTGCGGGCGCTGTCGCCGGGAACGAAGAGCAGCGAGCGCATCAGGCGGCGGCCTGCTTGCGATGCATCATCGCCTGCCGCCGGCAGGAGGCGACGACGTCGCCGTGCTGGTTGGTGCAGCTATGCTCCAATTCGACGATGCCGACCCCCGGGCGCGACTTGCTGAGCCGCTTCGAGACGACCTTGGTATGGGCCTTCAGGGTGTCGCCATGGAACACCGGTTTCGGGAAGACCACGTCGGTCATGCCGAGATTGGCCACCGTCGTGCCCAGCGTCGTGTCGTAGACGGTCATGCCGATCATGATGCCGAGCGTGTAGAGCGAGTTGAAAATGCGCTGGCCGAATTCGGTGTTGGCCGAAAAATGCGCATCGATATGCAGCGGCTGCGGGTTCATCGTCATCAGGCTGAACATGGTGTTGTCCATCTCGGTGACGGTGCGGGTCAGCACGTGGTCGAAGGTCGCGCCTTCCTGGAATTCTTCGTAATACAGGCCGGGCATGTCGGGTCTCCTCAAGGATGGGGTTGGCCGGGCTTCGGCCCGGTGTCGCGGATCGTGCCGGCGGCTTCCAGCGCGGCGATCCGTTCAGGCGGGATGCCCCAATGCGCCAGCGCCGCCCGGCTGCTCGCCCCGAGCGCTTCCGGCGGTGCGGGCAGGTCCGGCGGGGTCCGGCTGAAGCGTGGCGCCGGCGCCGGCTGGGTGATGCCGTCGATCGCGACGAAGGTGCCGCGCTCGCGCATATGCGGATGGGCGGCGGCTTCCGGCAGCGACAGGACCGGAGCGAAACAGGCGTCGGTGCCTTCGAGCAGGGCCTGCCATTCAGCCCGCGTCCGGCGCCGGAAATGCGCCGCCAGGATGTCCCGCGCCGCCGGCCAGTTGGCCGGTTCCGCGACATCCGGAAAGGCGTCGGCGTCGAGGCCGAGCAGGGTGATCAACTGGCTGCGGAATTTCGCTTCGATCGGCGCGATGCTGATCCATTCGCCGTCGGCGCATCGGTAGACGTCGTAATGCGGCGCGCCGGAATCGAGCAGGTTCGTGCCGCGCGGGCCATTGTGCAGGCCGGCCGCTTGGAGCCCGCAGAGGCTGGTCAGCAAGGTCGCGGTGCCATCGACCATGGCGGCATCGACCACCTGGCCGAGGCCGGAGGTGCGGGCTTCAAGAACGGCGGCCAGCAGCCCGAAGGCCATCAGCATGGCGCCGCCGCCGAAATCGCCGATCAGGTTCAGAGGCGGCGTCGGCGGCGCATCCCGCCGCCCGATGGCGCCGAGCGCGCCGGCCAGCGCGATATAGTTCAGGTCGTGCCCGGCGGCTTGCGCCAGCGGCCCGGTCTGGCCCCAGCCGGTCAGCCGGCCGAACACCAGCCGCGGGTTCCTGGCAAGGCAGATCTCCGGCCCGAGCCCCAGCCGTTCCATCGTGCCGGGCCGGAAGCCCTCGATGAGCGCGTCGGCCCCGGCCACCAGGTCGAGCACGCAGGCGATCCCCTCCGGCCGCTTCAGGTCGACCGCCACCGACGGGCGGCCGCGATTGGTCAGGTCGAACCGCGCCGGCCTTTCGATGCCGTTGCCGCTCGGCGCCAGCCGGTCGATCCGGACGATATCGGCGCCGAGATCGGCCAGCAGCATGGCGCACATCGGGGTTGGCCCAATGCCGGCGAGCTCGACCACCCGCACGCCGCTCAACGGTCCGTGCCGCCGGCTGGCGGCGGCTGTCGTCTGTATCGGTTCAGGCATCGTACGAGCCCTCCCCGGCCTGGCGGGCGAGATCGTCGCGGAAGCGCGGGTCGGCAATGGCGATCAGCCGTTCGGCGCGGGCATGCAGCGGCACGTTGCGCAGGTCCGCGACGCCATGCTCGGTCACCACGACATCGACGTCGCTATGGGCGAGCGTCACCCGCTGGGTCCGGTGGACGATGCGGCTCGCCGCGCCGTTGCGGGCGGTCGCTGGCAGGGCAATGATCGCCCGGCCGCCGCGGGCCGCGACGCCGCCGCGGGCGAAATCGACCAGGCCGCCGACGCCGCCGACCGCTGCCCCGCCGGCCATTTCGGAATTCACCTGGCCGGTCAGGTCGACTTCGATTGCCGAATTGATCGACAAGAAATTGTCCTGGCGGCTGAGCACCTCGATGCCATGGGTATGGGCCGCCGGCAGCACGGCGATCTCGGGGTTCAGATGCAGATGGCGGTTCAGCCGGTGCGTGCCGCACACCGTATTGGTGACCGTCACCCCCGGGTCGACCGATTTATAGGCATTGGTGATGACGCCTTGTTCGATCAGGTCGAGCACCCGGTCGGTGATCACGCCGGAATGAAACCCGAGGTCGCGATGGCCCTCGAGCCCGCTCAGAATGGCATCGGGGATGGAGCCGATGCCGATCTGCAGGGTCGAACGGTCGGCGATCAGACCCGCGACATGGCCGGCAATGCTTTGCTCGACTGCGCCGATGCGGCCCGGCTGCAGCTCGATCGGCGCCCGGCGCGCCGCGATCACCGCGGTGATCGTGGTGTCCGTGGGCAGGAAAGCCCCGGTCGTCACCGGCACGTCGGCATGAACCTCGACCAGCACCGCGCGGGCATGGCGCGCGGCGAGCGCGGCATAGTCGTTGGCAAGGCCGAGGTTGAAGCCGCCGGAGCTCGCGGCAACCTGCAGCAGCACGACATCGGCGCGGATCTCGCCGGTCGCGAAGGCCGCGTTCAACGCGCCGTAGTGGCGCGGCAGGATGGCCAGGCGCCCGGCCTTGGCCAGGCGCGGATTGGTGCCGGTCGCGCCATAGCTGAGGAAGCTCAGCGCCGGCGCGCGGTCCGGCGCGAACGTGTTCGAGAACGTCGTGCCGAGGAACACTTCGAGCCGGCCGATCCGGTCCGCCTGGTCGACCAGCGCCTCGGTGAGCGTGGTCGGTTCCGCGGTCAATTGACCGCAGACGACCCGGTCGCCCGGCTGGATGAACGCGGCCAGATCGAGATCGTCGGGATTGATCTGTCGAACCAAGGATTTGTCCTGATCGTCAATAAGACTTGGGCAGGCCGAGAACCTTCTCGGCGATGAAGCTCAGCACCAGTTGCGGGCTGATCGGCGCGATGCGCGGGATCATGACCTCGCGCAGATAGCGCTCGACATGAAACTCCTTGGCATAACCGAAACCGCCATGGGTCATGATGGCCTGCTGGCAAGCGTCGAAACCGGCTTCGCCGGCGAGATATTTCGCGGCATTGGCGGAGGCGCCGCACGGCCGGCCGGTGTCATATTCCCAGGCCGCCTTCATGATCATCAGGCGGGCCGCCTCCAGGTCCATCCAGTTCTTGGCGAGCGGATGCTGGATCGCCTGGTTCTGACCGATCGGCCGGTTGAAGACGATGCGCTCCTTGGCGTA
This portion of the Phreatobacter stygius genome encodes:
- a CDS encoding MaoC family dehydratase; the encoded protein is MPGLYYEEFQEGATFDHVLTRTVTEMDNTMFSLMTMNPQPLHIDAHFSANTEFGQRIFNSLYTLGIMIGMTVYDTTLGTTVANLGMTDVVFPKPVFHGDTLKAHTKVVSKRLSKSRPGVGIVELEHSCTNQHGDVVASCRRQAMMHRKQAAA
- a CDS encoding acetyl-CoA hydrolase/transferase family protein, which gives rise to MVRQINPDDLDLAAFIQPGDRVVCGQLTAEPTTLTEALVDQADRIGRLEVFLGTTFSNTFAPDRAPALSFLSYGATGTNPRLAKAGRLAILPRHYGALNAAFATGEIRADVVLLQVAASSGGFNLGLANDYAALAARHARAVLVEVHADVPVTTGAFLPTDTTITAVIAARRAPIELQPGRIGAVEQSIAGHVAGLIADRSTLQIGIGSIPDAILSGLEGHRDLGFHSGVITDRVLDLIEQGVITNAYKSVDPGVTVTNTVCGTHRLNRHLHLNPEIAVLPAAHTHGIEVLSRQDNFLSINSAIEVDLTGQVNSEMAGGAAVGGVGGLVDFARGGVAARGGRAIIALPATARNGAASRIVHRTQRVTLAHSDVDVVVTEHGVADLRNVPLHARAERLIAIADPRFRDDLARQAGEGSYDA
- a CDS encoding CaiB/BaiF CoA transferase family protein is translated as MPEPIQTTAAASRRHGPLSGVRVVELAGIGPTPMCAMLLADLGADIVRIDRLAPSGNGIERPARFDLTNRGRPSVAVDLKRPEGIACVLDLVAGADALIEGFRPGTMERLGLGPEICLARNPRLVFGRLTGWGQTGPLAQAAGHDLNYIALAGALGAIGRRDAPPTPPLNLIGDFGGGAMLMAFGLLAAVLEARTSGLGQVVDAAMVDGTATLLTSLCGLQAAGLHNGPRGTNLLDSGAPHYDVYRCADGEWISIAPIEAKFRSQLITLLGLDADAFPDVAEPANWPAARDILAAHFRRRTRAEWQALLEGTDACFAPVLSLPEAAAHPHMRERGTFVAIDGITQPAPAPRFSRTPPDLPAPPEALGASSRAALAHWGIPPERIAALEAAGTIRDTGPKPGQPHP